AGCGGATGTGAGGTCATCGTGCTCAGACTCTCCCTCGGCGCCAAGGCGGCGCTCGGTGCGATCGTCGTCGCCGTGCTCGCCTTCATGTACGTGCCGCTCCTGCTCGTGGTGCTCAACTCCTTCAACGCCGCGCGCATCGCGAGCTGGCCCATCCGGGGCTTCTCACTCGAGTGGTGGGGCAGGGCGTTCACGAGTGAGCCGATCCACGCGGCCGTGGGGAACTCGATCGTCGTCGGCCTCGGCGCCACGACCGTCGCACTCGTCCTCGGCACGCTCGTCGCCTTCGCGCTGCGGCGCCACTCCTTCTTCGGCACGCAGACGGTCAGCCTCCTCGTCGTGCTGCCCATCGCCCTGCCCGGGGTCGTCACGGGCGTCGCGCTCAACAACACGTACAACCAGCTGCTCGAGCCGATCGGGATCCACGTCGGGTACTTCGGGATGATCGTCGCGCACGGCACCTTCTGCATCGTCATGGTGTTCAACAACGTGCTCGCGCGTCTGCGGCGACTGAGCCCCTCCGTGGAGGAGGCCGCAGCGGATCTCGGCGCGACGCCGTGGCAGACGTTCCGGATGGTCACGTTCCCGCAGTTCCGCGGCGCCTTCGTCGCGGGCGGCGTCCTCGCCTTCGCCCTGAGCTTCGACGAGGTCGTCGTGACGATCTTCACGGCCCCGCCCGGTGTGGACACGCTGCCGCTGTGGATCATGAACCAGATGGCGCGGCCCAACGAGGCGAGCGTCGTGAACGTCGTGGCGACCGTCATGATCGTGCTCTCGCTCGTCCCCGTGTGGATCTCGCAGCGGCTCGCGAGGGACGCCGACTGATCGGCGGCGTCTTCTACGATCGGACTCGTGGCGCGGAGCGTCTCTCGGAACGATCCGGTGATCGTCGCTCCCGCCACGGAGGAGGATCCATGAGCACCGCCGACATCCCCCCGAGGCTGGTCAACCTGCGCGACGTCGCGACGGCGAGCCCGCTGCTGCGCCCCGGCGTCCTGCTGCGCAGCGACGCCCCGCACTCCGAGGACGAGCCTCCCGGCGTCGACGCGTGGCCACCGGCCGTCGTGCTCGATCTGCGCGACGCGGCGGAGAAGCGCGAGGCCCATCCGTACTCGTCCCGCAGCCGCATCGTCGACCTCCCGCTCCTCGGAGGACGGGCGAGGATGGATCCCGACGAGGTCGACGTGGAGGCGTTCCTGCGGGCGGGCCTCGGCGGCATGTACGTGTCGATGATCCAGGGACAGGCCGCCGCGCTCCTCATCCGTGCGATGGAGGAGATCGCGCGGGCGGACGGCGCGGTGCTCGTCCACTGCACGGCGGGCAAGGACCGCACGGGCGTGACGGTCGCCCTGGCGCTCGCGCTCGCGGGCGTGCCGTACGACGACATCGTGGCCGACTACGTCCGCACGGCGGAGAACATGCCGGGCGTGCGTGCGCGGGCCGCCCGCACCGTCGCCGCCCGCACGACGGGCACGCGGCTCGCCCTCGACGTGCCGGCGGAGATCCTGACCGCTCCCGCGCCCGCGATGGAGACCTTCCTCGACGCCCTCGACGCGCGTGGCGGCGCCGAGTCCTGGTTCCGCTCGACCGGCGGCGAGCCCGGGACGGTCGACGCCCTGCACGCCCGCCTGCGGGGCCGAGGCGCCGGGAGTAGCCTGACCGCGTGACCGTGATCATCGCCTTCTTCGCCAATGTGCTCGTCGCGGTCGCGAAGACGGTCGCCGCGGTCGTCACGTCCTCCGCGTCGATGGTCGCGGAGGCCGCGCACTCGTGGGCCGACGCGGGCAACGAGATCTTCCTGCTCATCGCCGACAGGCGGGGCGCGCGCCGCAAGGACGCGCGCCATCCGCTCGGTTACGGACGCAGCGCCTTCGTCTGGTCGCTCGTCGCCGCGTTCGGCATCTTCACGGCCGGGTCGATCGTGTCGATCATGCACGGGGTGCAGGAGCTCGCCTCCGATGAGCCCGTCGAGAGCCCCGTCGTCGCCTACGTCGTCCTCGGGGTCGCCTTCGTGCTCGAGGGGACGTCGTTCCTGCAGGCGTTCATCCGCTCGAGACGACTCGCCCGCGAGCGCGGCACGTCGACGTGGGACTACGTCATCGAGACGAGCGACACGACGTTGCGTGCGGTGTTCTTCGAGGACGCCGCCGCGCTCGTCGGGCTCCTGATCGCGGGAGGGGCGATCGCCGTCCACCAGATCACGGGCGTCGCGGCGTGGGACGCCGTGGGCTCGATCCTCGTCGGGCTGCTGCTCGGAGTCGTGGCCGTGGTGCTCATCTGGCGCAACATGGCGTTCCTCGTCGGGACGAGCGCGTCTCCCGTGCTGCGGGCGCGGGCCGGACGCGCGCTCCTCGAATCGGCCGACATCGAGCGCGTGACGTATCTGCACATCGAGTACGTCGGACCCAACCGCCTCTTCATCGTCGCCGAGATCGACCTCGCCGGCGACGCGCGCGAGCACGACGTCGCGCGCCGGCTCCGCGAGGTGGAGCGCCGGATCGAGGCCCACCCGGTCGTCGAGGCCGTCGTGCTGTCCCTGTCCGTCGACGACGAGCCGTCGCTGGAGTTCGCCGAGGCCGGCCCCGTCCGCTGAGCCTCGCCGTCCCGTCAGCGGACGGCGCCGCCCGGAGGTCGCCGCCGAGGGGAGGGCGTCAGCTGCGCCGATCGCGCAGGTACTCGTTCATCCCGTCGGTGAACGCGCGGTCGATCGTCACGTCCTCGCCGTCCAGGGCGCGGATCGGAGCGGCGAGCCGCTGGCTGTTGACGAGCCACATCTGGTCGGCCTGCCGGAGCTCCTCCGCCCGGACGGGCCGGTACTCGGTGCGCATCCCGAGGGCCGCGAGCCATCGATACGCCCCGAGCTGTCCCGTCCCGTGCAGCACGCCGAAGTCGGGGGACGGGGTGACGAACGCGTCGCCGAAGCGCAGGATCAGGGTCGCGGTGGGGCCTTCCAACGCGTATCCGTCGGTCGTCGTGAACACGACGTCGTCCGCTCCGCGGCGCGCGGCCTCGCGGATCGCCGCGCGGTTGACGGCGTAGGAGAGCGTCTTCGCCCCCTGCAGCAGCCACGGCGAGGTCTGCGCGACGTTCAGGGGATAGCCGCGATCGAGCGTGACGACCCGGATGCCCTGCGTGCGCTCCCGGCTCCAGTCCGGGTTCACGTCGACGAAGGCGTATCCGAACGGGTCGCTCTCGCGCGCTTCGATCCCGCGTGTGAGCACGTACTTGGCGTATGCGTCGGCGATGCCCCCGCCGAGGGCGCGGTAGCCGATGCGCACCGCCTCCCGGTACGCGTCCGCGTTGGGGGCCGGCAGCTCCAGGATGCGGGCGGAGTTGGCGAAGCGCGTCAGGTGCGCCTCCTCCTCGTGGACGTATCCGTGACGGATGCCGACGGACTCGAAGATCCCGTCGCCGCGGGTGATCCCGAGGTTCATGGCGTCGACGATCGGCTCGTCGAACGGCACGATCCGGAACGGCTCGGCGCTCGGACGGGAGCCCACGACGGGCTCGTGGATGACGACTACTGCGGGCATGCGGTTCTCCTGGGATCTCGGGTCGACGGGTTAATCCGATCGACATCGTCCGTAACGTCGCGGTCACACCGGGCTAATACTGTTCCGGTTACAGAAGCTAAGACACATCCTTATATATCACCAAATCGAACAGGAGTGACCGTGGTCAGGAAGCATCGCTATCTCGCAGGAGGGGCCATCGCGGTTCTCGCGCTCGCGGGCTGCTCGTCGGCGGACTCCGGCGAGGAGTCGGCGGCGGGTGCCGCGCCCGAGGACTGCATCGAGATCGCCGACGACGCGGTGGTCGAGCAGGGCGTGCTGAACATCGGCACCAATGCGACCCTGCCGCCCCTCAGCTATGTGGACGCCGACGGCGAGATCCGGGGGCAGCGCTGGGAGCTGGGCGAAGAGCTCGGCGCGCGCCTCTGCCTCGACGTCGCATGGACGAACGCGCAGGCGACATCGCTCCAGCCGTCCATGGAGGCGGGCCGGATCGACATCGTCGACATCGGCTACTTCGTGACGGAGGAGCGCATCGCCGAGATGCGGATGATCCCGACCGAGCGGATGGGCATCAGCGTGAGCGTCGCCGCGGGGAATCCTCGCGGCGTCGAATCCGTGGAGGATCTCTCCGGGCTCACCCTCGGGGCGGCCGTGTCGAGCTTCGAGGAGGCGACCCTCCAGACGATCTCGGACGGGCTCGTCGAGGACGGCCTCGATCCGATCGACATCCGGAGCTTCGACGAGTACGACATGGTGTTCCAGGCTCTCAGCGCGGGGCAGGTCGACAGCGTCGCGACGACCAGCCCGGTCGC
This window of the Microbacterium sp. AB genome carries:
- a CDS encoding ABC transporter permease; this translates as MLRLSLGAKAALGAIVVAVLAFMYVPLLLVVLNSFNAARIASWPIRGFSLEWWGRAFTSEPIHAAVGNSIVVGLGATTVALVLGTLVAFALRRHSFFGTQTVSLLVVLPIALPGVVTGVALNNTYNQLLEPIGIHVGYFGMIVAHGTFCIVMVFNNVLARLRRLSPSVEEAAADLGATPWQTFRMVTFPQFRGAFVAGGVLAFALSFDEVVVTIFTAPPGVDTLPLWIMNQMARPNEASVVNVVATVMIVLSLVPVWISQRLARDAD
- a CDS encoding aminotransferase class IV codes for the protein MPAVVVIHEPVVGSRPSAEPFRIVPFDEPIVDAMNLGITRGDGIFESVGIRHGYVHEEEAHLTRFANSARILELPAPNADAYREAVRIGYRALGGGIADAYAKYVLTRGIEARESDPFGYAFVDVNPDWSRERTQGIRVVTLDRGYPLNVAQTSPWLLQGAKTLSYAVNRAAIREAARRGADDVVFTTTDGYALEGPTATLILRFGDAFVTPSPDFGVLHGTGQLGAYRWLAALGMRTEYRPVRAEELRQADQMWLVNSQRLAAPIRALDGEDVTIDRAFTDGMNEYLRDRRS
- a CDS encoding transporter substrate-binding domain-containing protein, encoding MVRKHRYLAGGAIAVLALAGCSSADSGEESAAGAAPEDCIEIADDAVVEQGVLNIGTNATLPPLSYVDADGEIRGQRWELGEELGARLCLDVAWTNAQATSLQPSMEAGRIDIVDIGYFVTEERIAEMRMIPTERMGISVSVAAGNPRGVESVEDLSGLTLGAAVSSFEEATLQTISDGLVEDGLDPIDIRSFDEYDMVFQALSAGQVDSVATTSPVAAYYADKGGFDAAIEGLELTDTALVVSNGPLADAVIEALDAMKADGSYDALIADYSLEPVDDFAVQYTGE
- a CDS encoding tyrosine-protein phosphatase; protein product: MSTADIPPRLVNLRDVATASPLLRPGVLLRSDAPHSEDEPPGVDAWPPAVVLDLRDAAEKREAHPYSSRSRIVDLPLLGGRARMDPDEVDVEAFLRAGLGGMYVSMIQGQAAALLIRAMEEIARADGAVLVHCTAGKDRTGVTVALALALAGVPYDDIVADYVRTAENMPGVRARAARTVAARTTGTRLALDVPAEILTAPAPAMETFLDALDARGGAESWFRSTGGEPGTVDALHARLRGRGAGSSLTA
- a CDS encoding cation diffusion facilitator family transporter; the protein is MTVIIAFFANVLVAVAKTVAAVVTSSASMVAEAAHSWADAGNEIFLLIADRRGARRKDARHPLGYGRSAFVWSLVAAFGIFTAGSIVSIMHGVQELASDEPVESPVVAYVVLGVAFVLEGTSFLQAFIRSRRLARERGTSTWDYVIETSDTTLRAVFFEDAAALVGLLIAGGAIAVHQITGVAAWDAVGSILVGLLLGVVAVVLIWRNMAFLVGTSASPVLRARAGRALLESADIERVTYLHIEYVGPNRLFIVAEIDLAGDAREHDVARRLREVERRIEAHPVVEAVVLSLSVDDEPSLEFAEAGPVR